The following proteins are encoded in a genomic region of Dyadobacter sp. UC 10:
- a CDS encoding thymidylate synthase, translated as MQQYQDLLRHILDHGVRKTDRTGTGTISVFGYQMRFNLQDGFPLVTTKKVHTKSIIYELLWFLKGDTNIKYLKDHNVSIWDEWADENGDLGPVYGKQWRSWEGADGKSVDQLQEILRQLKNTPDSRRIMVSAWNPSELSQMKLQPCHALFQFYVAPADTDKGETKGKLSCQLYQRSADVFLGVPFNIASYALLTMMVAQECDLDLGDFVWTGGDTHIYLNHLEQVETQLSREPRALPTMAINPDVKNVLDFKFEDFELRNYDPWPGIKAPVAV; from the coding sequence ATGCAACAATACCAGGACTTGCTCCGCCATATTCTCGACCACGGAGTCCGCAAAACGGACCGTACCGGCACCGGAACGATCAGCGTTTTTGGCTATCAGATGCGCTTTAACCTGCAGGACGGATTTCCGCTGGTTACCACCAAAAAAGTCCATACAAAGTCCATTATTTACGAGCTATTGTGGTTTTTGAAGGGAGATACCAATATCAAATACCTGAAAGACCATAACGTTTCGATCTGGGACGAGTGGGCGGATGAAAATGGTGATCTCGGACCAGTTTATGGTAAACAATGGAGAAGCTGGGAGGGCGCGGACGGTAAGTCTGTCGACCAGTTGCAGGAGATTTTGAGACAGCTTAAAAATACTCCGGATTCGCGCCGGATTATGGTTTCGGCGTGGAATCCGTCAGAATTGTCGCAAATGAAATTGCAGCCTTGTCACGCACTGTTTCAATTTTATGTGGCACCTGCTGATACAGATAAGGGTGAAACCAAAGGGAAGTTGTCCTGCCAGCTTTACCAGCGCAGTGCGGATGTTTTCCTGGGCGTACCTTTCAATATCGCCAGTTATGCATTATTAACGATGATGGTTGCGCAGGAATGCGACCTTGATCTGGGCGATTTTGTCTGGACAGGAGGAGATACCCATATTTACCTCAACCATTTGGAACAGGTGGAAACGCAATTGAGCCGCGAGCCCCGTGCATTGCCTACGATGGCGATCAATCCGGACGTAAAAAACGTCCTGGATTTTAAATTTGAAGATTTCGAGCTGCGTAATTACGATCCCTGGCCGGGTATCAAGGCGCCGGTGGCGGTTTAG
- a CDS encoding OsmC family protein yields the protein MKIELVRVDDAFHFEGSGSSEVKVHTDGSPEIGGSNLGVRPMELLLMGLASCSAIDVVLILKKQRQDITDFRVVADGDREQEENTERKPFRKIHLTFKFAGNQLDEKKINRAIGLSMEKYCSATAQLEALATITYEVEIANV from the coding sequence ATGAAAATAGAACTAGTGCGCGTCGATGATGCCTTCCATTTCGAAGGTTCAGGTTCATCAGAAGTAAAGGTACATACCGACGGTTCACCGGAAATCGGAGGTAGTAATCTGGGTGTCAGACCTATGGAGCTGCTTTTGATGGGGCTCGCCAGTTGCAGTGCGATCGATGTGGTATTGATACTGAAAAAGCAGCGTCAGGACATTACCGATTTTCGCGTTGTGGCCGATGGCGACCGGGAGCAGGAGGAAAATACTGAACGCAAGCCGTTCCGCAAAATCCACCTGACTTTCAAATTTGCAGGTAATCAGCTGGACGAGAAAAAGATAAACCGTGCGATCGGACTTTCAATGGAGAAATATTGCTCGGCTACGGCTCAGCTTGAAGCACTTGCGACGATCACCTACGAGGTAGAAATCGCCAACGTATAA
- a CDS encoding 4a-hydroxytetrahydrobiopterin dehydratase — protein MWTEEDNKLKKSFTFKDFREAFAFMTEVSETVNEMDHHPFWTNTYNKVSFELNTHSEGDIVTEKDQKLAAAIDQIFEKRK, from the coding sequence ATGTGGACAGAGGAAGATAACAAGCTGAAAAAGAGCTTCACTTTTAAGGATTTCAGAGAGGCTTTTGCATTCATGACCGAGGTTTCTGAAACCGTCAACGAAATGGACCACCATCCTTTCTGGACCAATACCTATAATAAGGTGAGCTTCGAACTGAATACGCACAGTGAAGGTGATATCGTCACTGAAAAAGACCAAAAACTGGCGGCGGCCATTGATCAAATCTTTGAGAAAAGGAAATAA
- the rsmI gene encoding 16S rRNA (cytidine(1402)-2'-O)-methyltransferase: protein MKLYIVPTPIGNLEDITLRAINVLKSVDAVLAEDTRTSGSLLKHLGISKPLHSYHIHNEHQTVTRVVERILKGETMALVSDAGTPAISDPGFLLVRECIKQGVDVECLPGPTAFVPALVNSGLPCDRFTFEGFLPHKKGRQTRLQNLAAEERTMIFYESPHRLLKALQQFVEFFGADRQVCVSRELTKIYEENVKGTLQEVIDYFTTKTVKGEIVIVLAGKAEEKKKFDKYED from the coding sequence ATGAAACTTTACATCGTCCCTACCCCCATTGGAAATCTGGAAGATATCACTTTACGTGCTATCAATGTTTTAAAAAGCGTGGACGCCGTGCTGGCCGAAGATACCCGCACTTCGGGCTCGCTGCTTAAACACCTCGGGATTTCCAAACCTTTGCATAGCTATCATATTCATAATGAGCACCAAACAGTCACCCGCGTCGTCGAACGCATTTTGAAAGGCGAAACAATGGCGCTTGTTTCTGATGCCGGAACGCCCGCTATTTCCGACCCCGGCTTTTTGCTGGTAAGAGAATGTATTAAACAGGGAGTGGATGTGGAATGTCTGCCAGGCCCTACTGCATTCGTACCTGCACTGGTCAATTCGGGCCTGCCCTGCGACAGGTTTACTTTTGAAGGCTTTTTACCCCACAAAAAAGGGCGGCAAACGCGACTCCAAAACCTGGCTGCCGAAGAGCGGACCATGATTTTCTACGAATCGCCGCACAGGTTGCTGAAAGCATTGCAGCAGTTTGTCGAATTCTTTGGCGCCGACCGGCAGGTGTGCGTTTCGAGAGAACTGACAAAGATTTATGAGGAAAATGTGAAAGGTACCTTACAGGAAGTGATTGATTATTTTACCACCAAAACCGTAAAAGGCGAGATTGTGATCGTACTTGCGGGCAAAGCAGAAGAAAAAAAGAAATTTGATAAATATGAGGATTAG
- a CDS encoding lipoprotein N-acyltransferase Lnb domain-containing protein, with protein MRISIPRQLRNISLFLFVFWLKISPAFAQMPMLSPEAKASLVTVGPGQELYSGFGHSVLWIYDPVTGIDRAYNYGTFSFGEGNFYIKFLRGTLPYSLSVSELSLQAAHWQMENRSISEQVLNLSNSQKQKLFQFLENNYLPENREYQYKFFYDNCSTRMSGALQAACGDSLIYNGYTKEKLSFRQWIDRYAYKQKPWADFGMDLAIGAPSDEIATAYQATFLPDNMAKAFTDAKVKTAKGVEPLVLTTQPLFTAASPAPPGFLTPAVCFWTLAVLVVAFTYWQTKKEKINFLLDKVLFSIVGLAGWILLLLWFGTNHGVTTWNYDILWAFPLWLPVIFVLSEKKKPSWFQFFLIFYGFLLLCATGNATKHNYVVIPILLMLIVRVYYINNSLSKIPSGEKEYGSEIADTKNS; from the coding sequence ATGAGGATTAGCATCCCCCGCCAGCTCCGGAATATTAGCCTGTTCCTGTTTGTTTTTTGGTTAAAAATATCGCCTGCGTTCGCTCAGATGCCTATGCTGAGCCCGGAAGCAAAAGCCAGCCTCGTCACGGTCGGCCCGGGACAGGAGCTGTATTCCGGCTTTGGACACAGCGTATTGTGGATTTACGACCCGGTAACCGGCATTGACCGGGCCTATAATTATGGTACGTTCAGTTTCGGGGAAGGTAACTTTTATATCAAATTTTTGCGGGGAACGCTCCCCTATTCCCTTTCTGTTTCAGAACTTTCGTTGCAGGCAGCACATTGGCAAATGGAGAACCGCTCCATTTCCGAGCAGGTATTAAACCTCTCTAACAGCCAAAAACAAAAGCTTTTTCAGTTTTTAGAGAACAATTACCTGCCGGAAAACCGGGAATATCAATACAAATTCTTTTACGACAATTGCTCCACGCGCATGTCCGGCGCATTGCAGGCAGCTTGCGGCGACAGTCTGATTTATAACGGGTACACCAAAGAAAAGCTAAGCTTCCGGCAATGGATCGATCGCTATGCGTACAAGCAAAAACCATGGGCCGACTTTGGGATGGACCTGGCGATCGGCGCTCCTTCCGACGAGATCGCAACAGCTTACCAGGCGACTTTCCTGCCTGATAATATGGCGAAGGCGTTTACCGACGCCAAGGTAAAAACGGCAAAAGGAGTCGAGCCGCTGGTATTGACCACCCAGCCGCTCTTTACCGCGGCCTCCCCTGCCCCTCCCGGCTTTCTGACGCCTGCTGTTTGTTTCTGGACACTGGCTGTGCTGGTAGTTGCATTCACTTACTGGCAGACAAAAAAAGAAAAGATCAATTTCCTGCTGGACAAGGTTCTCTTTTCGATTGTAGGTCTGGCGGGCTGGATACTGCTTTTATTGTGGTTTGGTACCAATCACGGCGTCACCACCTGGAACTATGATATTCTGTGGGCATTCCCGCTTTGGCTACCCGTGATATTTGTACTTTCTGAGAAGAAGAAACCTTCGTGGTTTCAGTTTTTCTTGATTTTTTATGGATTTCTCTTACTTTGCGCGACGGGTAATGCGACCAAGCATAACTATGTAGTCATCCCGATCCTCCTGATGCTGATCGTCAGGGTGTATTACATTAATAATTCACTTTCAAAAATCCCCTCGGGGGAAAAGGAGTATGGATCTGAAATTGCTGACACAAAAAACAGTTGA